The sequence below is a genomic window from Eleginops maclovinus isolate JMC-PN-2008 ecotype Puerto Natales chromosome 20, JC_Emac_rtc_rv5, whole genome shotgun sequence.
agaggaacagacacacagagaggaacagagacattatCAAATCTAATGAATGCTCGCCACTTGATATAGTAGTCCAGACTCAAATGTATCTTGTCATTTGACGATATCTATGAATAATTACAGTTAACCATTTTGGTTTATTACACAATATAGGCTAGCTATTCAGAACATTGATTGTAGTGAGACATGTGAAGACCTaattctttcccttttttaaaattgtatattaTCGCATAGGTATGTGACACCATCATGAGCCAAGCACCTCATCAGCGCCACACTCTTGCAAGGAGACTTGTTCCAACAACACAGCAGAAAGTTCCCAGATTCAGCACTGGAAACCACGGTGGAAGCCTATCCCTCATTGGACAAGGCCAGACTTAAAACAGAACTGTCCCTGATCTACGAGAATGAGGAGTTCCAGAGTTGCAAAGGTGCACTGGCTCTCTATCAGGTTTTGATGGAAAACAACCTTGGAGAAACATTCACTGAAACTGTAAGACTtctcaacatcatcatcacaacACCAATGACAACATCAGAGTCTGAGAGGTGCTTCTCTACCTTAAAGAGGATAAAAACTTTCCTAAGGAACACTATGTCACAAGATCGGCTCAACGCTCTGGCTATGCTCTCcatagaaaagaaaatgacaaaagacaTTCCTGATTTCAACACCAGGGTCATTGAAAAATTTGCCTCCCAAAAACAAAGACGAGCGAAATTCTTGTACAAATAAAAcctagaaagagagagacaaacacgcacacaaagagaggaacagacacacagaggaacagagacacagatgaacagagacacacagaggaacagagacacacagaggaacagagaggaacagagacacagaggaacagacacacagaggaacagacacacagaggaacagagacacagagaggaacagacacactcagaggaacagagacacacaggaacagagaggaacagacacacagaggaacagagaggaacagagacacagaggaacagacacacagaggaacagacacacagaggaacagagacacagagaggaacagacacactcagaggaacagagacacacaggaacagagaggaacagacacacagaggaacagagacacacaggaacagagaggaacagacacacagaggaacagagaggaacagagacacagaggaacagacacacagaggaacagacacacagagaaacagagacacagagaggaacagacacactcagaggaacagagacacacaggaacagagaggaacagacacacagaggaacagagacacacaggaacagagaggaacagacacacagaggaacagacacacagaggaacagagacacacaggaacagagaggaacagacacacagaggaacagagacacacaggaacagagaggaacagacacacagaggaacagagaggaacagagacacagaggaacagagacacagaggaacagacacacagaggaacagacacacacagaggaacagagacacacagaggaacagagacacacagaggaacatacacacagaggaacagacacacacagaggaacagacacactcagaggaacagacacacacaggaacagagacacagagaggaacagacacacagaggaacagacacacagaggaacagacacacagaggaacagaggaacagagacacagaggaacagacacacagaggaacagacacacagaggaacagagaggaacagagacacagaggaacagacacacagaggaacagagacacagagaggaacagagaggaacagagacacagaggaacagagacacagagaggaacagacacacagaggaacagacacactcagaggaacagacaggaacaaacacacagaggaacagacagagaggaacagacacacagaggaacagagaggaacatacacacagagaggaacaggcacagagagtgtcttttatgtttattttacattcaatgggcaatatgtaataatattatagtatgtaattgtaatatagttgtggagaatgctttgttgtttctctcaggctgtgacatgcaatgacaactgtatggcactgatgctgttttctccaagtaaatgcacttttccttgagagagggtattaaaataatctgtttatgtaaaaaaaattgaaaataacttggttctaaattctttgtatatgttacattttaataggaaagttctgtttcattctctcttctcaacccacactcattcactcactcactgttgatttgtatagattcagctgaaatcatacccttgttgttaatttatcccttgattgtattgtatagtatttgatagcataaagtctaatatagctgtaaattgttactttttctgtgaagctggaaactgtgaaattaaattattattgtggaaccgtagtcattttccgactgttcatttgaatgcttatgctagattaggcagggaaatctgttggcacactagccccaccaagattttttttcaccagccgccactgggtAACGTCGTTACCTCTCATTGACTTACATACATTTCTGGACTTTCCTTAACTTATTAAACAAACCTCGGGAAATTTCCATAACATTTGTGAGTAATTTATACACTTTGGTCCACCATCTGCATAATACCTCCAAACCATTATGATCTGATGAGGCTTTTGAGATTTTAACATCTCAAAAGTTGCACTGAATATTTTTCCTGCTGATAGGTAGCCTCTCAAAACTAGCTGTTTTGGGGTCAATGACGTGACGCTCATTTTTTTGTGTACATATGGGttagatacatttaaaattgttaaaatttgaaaataaattgacaaaTTATTTTCCAACACCATTTTCATCAAACCCTAATCTTAAAGTTTTGGATTTATTCAATTTTTAGAGAGTATTAAGAGAATTTGGGTAAAAATGTCAATACGGTGTaaccacaaaaacatgaacCAAATAATTACACTtgctgaaaaaaatgtgaaattctcTCTGAAATCCCTTCTAAAATAATCTGGCATGATCTTGCATAAGAACTTTACtatatgaaataaaagtaatgaaatcCCATTGTTCTGAATATTTTAATGAATATGGGGAATTATGTCTGTCACATCAACCACTTGAAATGTCAAGTGGTGTAACCGCCATTTAAGGAGCCATTTTGTAAGTATTTTGTCATACGATCATGTGACAGGAAATGATGTCACAGAGAAGGACCCCTGAAGACCCCAACTGCTATGAGTCAAGGTTAGTAACTCTCTTTAAAATTGTTAATAATTAAGTGTTTATAGGCCATGGTCAGGCAAGCTTAGTTTACATGTCAAATGGTATGACCTCCTTAAAATGTTGATAAAccataataatcataaaatattgaattgaatGTAAAAACTGTGTTTGAATATTCACATAAAGGTCAGGTGTGTACATAGTTGTCCATAATAATGCCTACaaattttgattttaaatagaaatgtcaAATGGTGTAACCGGTTACACCATTTGACACCTTTCTGTTTGAGGCCAATTTGATCAGATTCAGGCCAAAGAGTATGTAATTTAAGGTGgcaattatattatttttcttatttaaatagtGACTAACTGTAGCATGAACAGTAGCTTTAATAGGGTTTCATTTAGATTGTATTTTACGCGATTTTGGAAATGtcaatattgtttatttaaaatgtaaacttccacaatatatttttaatatttcattatgttgtatgtaaacatgtttaaattatgaataaataatacaaacaataatacatttattataaataaagtgtacttCTTGTCCCCCAATAGATGCCACTTACAAGCAAGGAAAAAGTGGCTCGCCACAGAGCGCAAGTGAACGCAGATCCTGCTGCTAAAGCAATTTACCTGGCAAAAAGACGGGCAAGGTAGTGCACACGcaacagcatgcacacacacacattcggaCACaggcatgcacgcacacacacgcacacacacatacaggcacgcacacacacaaatacacacacgcacattttTCATGTGAAGAATAAAGTCAGTGATGTAGATAGGCTGTGGAAATGAGAGGAGTGAGAGGATGATTTATTATTCTAGATATAAAAGgctaattgttttatttttacattgtatttatagCTATCaaaggaggaagggagagggaaAGATTGCGAACACCCCAGTAGCTGAGCTCTCCAAACAGAATCAGGAGAAGGTGAGAAAAAGGTGGAAGCAGTACCAGAGACAGTATAGGGAGAACAAAAGGGTACTTATTGATGTTCTAAACCTAACTCCCCCATCGATGAACACATCAGGAGATGACCAGCATGTTGGCCCTCTGGAACCCATAGTTAACCTTCCAGATCATGACTATGTGCAGCCAAATGTAGAGATACCACAGGCATCCTCAACCCCTTTAAAGGCAGTACAGAGAAGAAGCAGACAAGAAAGTGAGGCGCTTAAGAATAGTGAAAAGCTCAGGTCTGAACTCCGCCGAATTAAGAGAGAACTTAAGACAGCAAATTCAAAGACACAAAGGCTACGAAGGAAACTGGACAAgcaaaagaaagcaaaagatcaggaagtcagagagaggaaaaaacagagggacagaaagaaaagTTCAGAGGAGAAAAGGGAGCAAGTGGTGAGCTTTCTTCGCAGAGAGGAGAATAGCCGCATGTTGTCTGGCAAAAAGGACACTGTGTCAAAAAACAACCTCAAACAACAAAGGAGAGTACTACTTCACTCCCTTAAAGACATCCATGCCAGCTACAATGGAACGGTCTTGAAACACTACAGACTGTCGTACAGACAGTTTGTGAGATACTGTCCGTTTTACATCACTCCAGCCAAAGATTCGGACAGGAATTCATGTGCATGCATTGATCATGAAAATTTCAAGCTCATTGTGGAAAAATTGTACCAGAGAGGCATTCTTCAGACACACAGCATTTCAGATCTGCTGGCTGGTATTGCATGTGATACATCCAGCAAACAGTGTATGTATCGTTTGTGTGTAAAATGCTGCTTCAATGAGGTGGAATTTGAGGGCCCTCTGGAAGAAGACACTCTAACTTGGCAGCAGTGGTCGAGGATCACCAaaaaagaggagggaaaaacaTACACCAACTTTGCCAAGGTGACACAGACTGGGAAGACTGCTGACCTTCTTGCTCTTCTCAACGAGAAGCTTGACTCTCTGGCCAAACACCAGTTCAACTGGATCCACCAAGTCAAAGCcctcagagaaaagaaagaagcactACCAGATGATGAAATCTGCATCCATGTAGATTTCTCAGAAAACTACGGCTGCAAATTGAATACTGAGATTCAGGCTTTCCATTTTGGTGGCAGCCGCAAGCAGGCCACCATCCATACCTGTGTGGTATACACAGCACAAACATCTTACTCATATGCCACCATCTCTGCCTCGCTCCGCCACGATGAGCGTGCTGTGTGGGCACACCTGGAGCCTGTGCTGAAGGATGCCATCATGAAGTGCAAATCACCACCTTCTGCACTTCATATAATAAGTGATGGGCCTGTCAACCAGTACAGGAACAGgaaaaacttttatttattgagtacagtgccttttctttttggttttaagAACGTGTCCTGGAATTTCAGTGAAAAGGCCCATGGAAAGGGCGCCCCTGAAGGCGTTGGCGGGGCCGTAAAGCGGCTTGCTGATGCAGCAGTCCTGAGGGGGAAGGATTTGCAGACTCCAGAGCATGTCTTCAACTTCCTGAAGGATGAGTCCAGTGTTCGCTGCTACTGGATATCAGAAGAAGAAATCCATATATGATGAAAAAGTCCCGGCCTTCATTCCAGCTGTAAAAGGCACACTCAAGATACATCAAGTGACCTGTGAAGAGCCAGCTGTCATTCAGTACCGGGACATTTCTTGCTTTTGCGAAAGACCCAATGTCTGCAAGTGTCATGGGCCAACTACAGTCGACTTCCGGGATCCACCAGCCACCACTTCAACACCTGACAGCGTGGAGGATCAGGAAAGTAGGCAAGGAAAGTTTGCTCTAGTTAGATACGAGGGCAAACCATTTGTGGGGCAAATCATTCAGGTGGTTGGGGATGAAGTTGAGGTAAGCTGCATGCAACAGCTAGCCGAGAAAAATGTCTTCACCTGGCCTCATCCACCTGACATCTTGTTTTATTACGAGTCTGATGTTCTCCACATTATTTCTGAGCCAGAACCTGTGAACTCACGTCATTCCAAACTAACAGAAGATGCCTGGAAACAATTCCAAGCAAACAACTTGAAAGGTTAATGTCTTTCTTCCACAGACTCAACTTTTCTGGGCagaaatatttcaagtcttacGTTTCTGAGACGctgtttcatttatattgttatgttaatgttaaataatttgTTCAGATATCATCAGATGGCATGAATTTACACTGATGGTTCTGGGGGTTTTAAAAGTGTAATCAAAACAGTTTAGTGATGAAAGAAATTAATGATGATACTCTCTCACAATGAATGATGatactctctctttctttcgttctctctctttttctcactcacacacactctctctcactcactctatttgaaaaaaaaaggctgttatTTTACAAACTGAAATTGTATGAGAATAGATCACAAGTTAATCCTGTTTCTTCATGGTTGTTAAGATATGATCTTACTCACTCTTTCACTCACTcttattctctctctcacacacactttctcttacTCTCTTTGAAAACAAAGGGTATGAAATTGTATGAGAACTGAACTGAAATAGAACACAAATTAATCCAGAATAGATCACAAATTAATCCTGTTTCTTGTTGTtatgaaatcatttttgataTGGAGTATTAAAATATCCAAATCAGTTTACCTTGATGACTATTTTCTGTGTCAATTTCTTGTCCTTTTGCTGTAGATGTTTTATGGTCAGTTGGTGTAACCGATTTGTCAATTGGCGTAACCAGTGTTTTTCCCAAAAATCTCATATTATACAAAAAAGTTATTATGGATGAGATTCAAGTATTTAACTACACTGTAGTAATGTGGTTTAAAACCATTTTTACCCAACTGGTCAAGGAATATGCAGAAAACTTAAATGTTAACAACACACTGTCTTGCTCAGCTCGATAAAAAATCCATGTAATCTAAatttaaaaatagatataacaaaatatttttcatgtGATATTTGAAAATCAATTACTTGTTTTCATGGCTACACTTACATAAAATCTCAGAGggtgaaatattaaatgaatatgaattGTTTTGTGGTTACACCATTTGACAAAATAATGGGCCATTAGCTCTTGATTAAAAATGGTAGAAATGTCATATCAAATACTATGAAAccaacagaaatgaaaaatatacattCTAACGGTCTTTGGGCATGTTGTTTTAACAggttgaaaatatatttttaaattggtcATCATGCCAACCCTTATATGTCATTGACCCTTTGTCATTAATATGGTAGGCTACTTCCAAGTCTAACAAACGTATTGAAAGCCTGTAGTCTTAGATAAGACATAAGACAGAATATTAATGTTTCGTTTTAATTCTTTGCTGTCGCAATAACAACTAGTGCTAGTGGCTAAACTGACGTGAGTTAGCTGACAacaagctaggctaacttttCTGCTAGCCTGTTGACGTGGTTGCCGTCTAAAAGACACATTATCTAGacataattttaaataaatccagGGCACACGTAATTATAATTGGGAATAGGCAACATTTAATATACATTCAGTAGATCATGTCAAAATCATCAAATGGAAGTTTACCCCATGACCATTCATTAAAAGATGCTGTTGACGGAATTAGCATGAACTTTACTGACTGAATGCGTAGCTAAACATCAGTGGTCAATAACAAGaagaatccgtgtatcattcgttcatttgtttttccgatttcaaaaccaaaaccagaaatcggataacggttcgttttctcgtttttccgatttcaataccaaaaccagaaatcggataacggttcgttttctcgtttttccgatttcaaaaccaaaaccagaaatcggattacggttcgttttctcgtttttcgttttctcgttttctcgttttttcgattatgcacccccaaacggaaaatggaaaatgaaacaatcggataacaaatgaacgaatgatacacggattcttgcgcagggctggcagggctcgtttggttgtcagggaaaccaaacaatcgcgagccacagggtaaaagatcatcggtgcctactgtatgaagcagcttgtaacatgggggttttgagcattggatctaaataaatacgtcATATGTTTAATCCTTACTTTAGCAATCTCCATCGTAGCCTATTCGCGTAGGTCTGTCATTGttatgtgcattgttgttgttggctgatatcaggctagcttactatgaaaaacccatgaaagtccatataggcatacaagagtagacctaggaaatcaccttatcaccactgttgggcaagttactcaaAAACTACAACAGTGAGACCAGAGGACCTCAAGACCGAAAAAATAGCTGTCATCTTTCAAGTAAGTAGCCTATATCACACAATCCTGTCTAATTTCactatttaatttttatttcactattttattcatgcatGGGGTAAGATTAGCcacctgaaaaacatatttaaaaagagaatattattttaaccaTGAAAGTTTATCAATTAGTTTTTGCATTAATAGTAACATGACACTTTGAAATTTGGTATGATGTGAAGATTTGAAACAAATTACGCCTTTATCACTCAAATTACGCCTTTATGTAAAAAGTGGCTCAACTTACCCCGGTCTCCCCTATATGTAACAAATCATAATCTCATCTCTTATCACACAGGTGCAGAAGGacactatttatttaacagatgaCCACAACATCGCCATCTTCCCAGAGGAGAACGGGCACTTCATCTCTGTGGATCTGGTGGACCGGGGCCACTACGAGGTGCATGGGGATGCCTcggcatcagcagcagcagcaccaccaccaccacctgcaacagcaacagcagcagcagcggacCAACGTCCACGATATTTGTATTCTTGTGCTGTCACTGTAGGATCCAACTTCTGGAAGCAGAATTCTAGGAAGACTTTTGCTGTTCCTGAGATTCAGCTGGGACAGCTTGGCAAAAGGAGGCGGCTAAGGTAGTCTTTTGTCATAACATCTAAATAGTTAAATGctgtatttcaatttaatttagtCTTTTAAGGCGAGAGGGCACACCTAGATTCGGATTAATAGGCAGGACTTTGAAACTTCTCCAGTTATTAGGGGCATAAAAACCTAATTTTTTTTGTATGGCAAGTTTTCTATTTTGAAAGAAGACATGTAAATGGATCAAATTCTGAAACAATCTCAAAATCACCCACATTTGAGATAAATGGCATTCGGGGGTGTGCCCTCTCGCCTTAAAGGGGACTGTAAATTCCcagtcatttgtttatattttccattattcaataataaataatacattgtaaattcaaaatgttttttcagtcgTAGAGAAGACACTGGTCTTCAAGACGTGGTGGCCGAGATAGAGGAGGTGATCGAGGCAGCCCAGGGCCTGAAGGAGGTCACCAAGAGCATCAAGGAGGTAACAGAAGGGACTGGCAAAGCAACTCTACTGTGCCTACAAGAGGGAGAAGTGAATGCCCTGAAGACTGTCTTTGGCTGCCTTGTGTGCCCAGGTTAGTACAGTTTTACTTGTAGTTGATTATCAAGTTGACTTCCAAGTCAAGAAGGTAAACTAAACACGTAGGCctaaggaaaaacaattaaggTCTaccaaaatgttatgttttttaatctacagGTCCTGTGGAAAAACCCATTTTTTCATCTTGCTGCAGAAGCATCATCGGATGCAGGTCGTGCATTCAACAGTGGGAACACAGCCACGACTACTGCCCGAAGTGTCGGTGTCAAGACAGGGAGACAAATGAAGTGGATGGGTTGGACGAGGCCCTGGCAGTGCTGAggaagcttttttaaaataaataaataattcaaaacgATGTTGATTTTAACACGattcatatgtatttatttatttacaatgttgCATGCATGTCAGAGACATTAATTAGATGGAGCAGTGCCTCCTGAAACATGGTGTAGTCCTGGTTAACGACCGTATCGAAGAGATGAGACATGTCCGGGTACCTCTCCCCAAACGCTTGCTCTGCTAGACCTCTCTGTTCATCGGATGAAAACGGGTCAGAGCCAAAGGCTGAAACCCAAGTCAGAGATGATCCCATCTCCTCCTCGTACATATGTGCTGCCTCAGCAGCATTGGGCAGCAGCTCTACAGGACAGCTGGCTGGACACCTAGCAGCCGCAAGTTGGTTTGGTATCCCTCTGcctaaaatgagtaaaaaaaagttttacattttatacaattttttcccttttttttggtcaGTGAAAAACTGCTATTACACTTGTAAGCTATTACACTTTACCTGGTATCCTATGTGCATTCCAGGACTGCACAACTCGAGCAAGTCCTATTGCACTGACTTGACAGGCCAAGTTTGACACACAGAATTTAGTTGTGTTGTCCTGCATGTCCACTAGTTCCTGGTCCTGTAGGTGGATGAGGGCCTGTTTGATGGGATAGTTGACCCGGTTGTTGACCTCTGGCCAAATTCTTTCCACTCGAAGATTCtgtttaaatcacacacacaaaaaaacgttttgtatatgacatttcagacattttttaaccaccCAAAAGTAATAAAAGGCTGAAGACAGATCCCAGTAGTAGTAggctagtagtagtagtagtagcctAGTACTACTAGAAAAAAATACCTTTGAAGAGGTTGTCTGCAGGTAAGGGAGTCTATTGGTGTTGTGTCGATGTTCAGCCAACTTCTCCTGCATGTATAACGTCAAATAAAACTCCTTGCCGTGATCAACTCTAATCTGGTCCCACATTCCGTTGTTGACAACTGCtttcctgtatttaaaaaaggaaggaaagaaagaaagaaatgaaaaagagcagTGTAAATtggcattaattaattaatgacatTAATGAATGGATTAATGAATCATTTGTAGGCTATTACTTGTGTAGTACATTTGCTTTTGAGCACACATGTAACACTGATGTAGACATAGAGGATTTCCAACTTGCCTGTAAACTTCCTCATAGATGATCAGATTGTTCTTCACGGGCATCGTGAATTGAGCCATAATTTTACTGCTGTACCCATCTACAGCCAACACATGGGTCACTCCGAACATACCCAACTTTTCGTTTTGGTCCATGTGTAATTTATGGCCCGTGTAGTCTGCGTGATAAGGGACTGGGTTCAGGTTTCTTGCTCCCTAAAAGAAGTACAATCCAATCAATGAAAAATAGGCCTACAATAACATCAACAGAAACATTCACGTTATTTGCAAATATGATTACTATGTAGGCCtagtaaacacacaacattaagTTAACATTCATGATGTCAGCAATTTTAGAGCTTATTTTTTGCGCACTCGTTAGGCCTACCTCACGACGTAGCTCATTGTAGGGCTGATGGACGTTTCGTAGGATCCTTCCCACTCGCGGTTCACCCACTTTCACCCCCACAGATGACAGGTACCCTGTCATAAATTTCCGTCCGTACGTTGGACCGGTCTAtggacagtaaataaacacacaactaaacaaacaaacaaataccctaataataaagtcataaaggatTACAAGTGTGTAGCCTAGCCTACATTCAATTATTAGGCCGAGGCTAGGCTATTTCGGCTACGGTTTAGCCCAGAcggcaaaatatgtttggccCGATCTATTTCCTATCTGGGGCTCATCTGGCCCTGAATCGTTTTCGGTATTCATAAGGCTATggcaataatattcaaacaaatgcctaGTTCTAGATCTAGGCTTACTC
It includes:
- the LOC134882347 gene encoding uncharacterized protein LOC134882347, producing MANLESHYEMINQLFLSGKTHAEMSETLKSMGIKGSSEMSVRRFCGDVGLRRKGHITDQELEEAVLTSIQKTGPTYGRKFMTGYLSSVGVKVGEPRVGRILRNVHQPYNELRREGARNLNPVPYHADYTGHKLHMDQNEKLGMFGVTHVLAVDGYSSKIMAQFTMPVKNNLIIYEEVYRKAVVNNGMWDQIRVDHGKEFYLTLYMQEKLAEHRHNTNRLPYLQTTSSKNLRVERIWPEVNNRVNYPIKQALIHLQDQELVDMQDNTTKFCVSNLACQVSAIGLARVVQSWNAHRIPGRGIPNQLAAARCPASCPVELLPNAAEAAHMYEEEMGSSLTWVSAFGSDPFSSDEQRGLAEQAFGERYPDMSHLFDTVVNQDYTMFQEALLHLINVSDMHATL